A region of Nostoc sp. 'Peltigera membranacea cyanobiont' N6 DNA encodes the following proteins:
- a CDS encoding CopG family transcriptional regulator, with amino-acid sequence MNKKWAAKRLTINLTSSEAQKLEQYCLMTGRPATDVIRELVRSLSTQEEKVS; translated from the coding sequence ATGAATAAAAAATGGGCTGCTAAAAGACTTACAATCAATCTGACATCAAGCGAAGCACAGAAGTTAGAACAATACTGTTTAATGACAGGGAGACCAGCAACCGATGTAATTCGGGAGTTAGTTCGCTCTCTTTCTACTCAAGAGGAAAAAGTTTCTTAA
- a CDS encoding tetratricopeptide repeat protein has protein sequence MKSKNQAIFALIVKNTIVFLPLLLSVGIASGQSAPSPSPALTPTPVLSNQEREELTRLRAEKRIQQQVQSDFKNAFSRTTILIDIWLVILSLFPVAIIALFWLLRRVVIREIVERAMQQLQGMEKLQNQLATVKQESENIIQEARKINYELEQETVSLQQKIKTEQENLSTLTSEFNLAKAQVLSRLETQLKKSQENIEILESKFASGLSNLELEAQQQREIALENLGNLASVLTQELSKLKLGVQQQQELALADLEVSKSEFISQLSGWQSDAQNEKDIVIESLTKLQLEFVDKLSKLQVNSQQKKDIALEDLGEINNQFKSQLSELQADAREQKNKIFEIFATLQSEFAEQLSELQIDAQKRKELIIENLEKSGSEFSLQFSELQWNAQQQKILILDKLERLETEFVSQLSDLQLDAQERKDLILQELTEITPESILEAVDSEVEEEIQEQPQQPEFTADEYVQQGDELFSQKRYEDAIAAYNQAVKIQADEPVAWLKRGLTLGRLKRYKDAIASYDQAIKLQPEYHQAWCDRGVAFGNLQQHQQAFASFDKATQIKPDDAVAWLNRGLSLVALEQYEEAMASFDKALEFQPNSPKIWDKRGYTLVRLGRDDEAIASFNKALEIKPDYASAYYNKAACYALQRQVELSLVTLKQAIELNSRYKEDAATDLDFDDIADDERFRQLVAE, from the coding sequence ATGAAGAGCAAAAATCAAGCTATTTTCGCTTTAATTGTAAAAAACACTATTGTCTTTTTACCCTTACTGTTATCCGTTGGAATTGCCAGTGGACAATCTGCACCATCACCTTCCCCAGCACTAACTCCTACTCCAGTCTTATCAAATCAGGAACGGGAAGAATTAACGCGACTAAGAGCCGAAAAGCGAATTCAACAGCAAGTTCAATCTGATTTTAAGAACGCTTTTAGCCGTACAACTATCTTAATCGATATCTGGCTAGTTATATTAAGTCTATTTCCAGTCGCAATCATTGCTTTATTTTGGCTTCTACGACGCGTGGTAATCCGAGAAATTGTTGAGAGAGCAATGCAACAATTACAGGGAATGGAAAAACTACAAAATCAGCTAGCTACTGTTAAGCAAGAGTCTGAAAATATTATTCAAGAAGCTAGAAAAATAAATTATGAATTAGAACAGGAAACGGTTAGTTTACAACAAAAAATTAAAACAGAACAAGAAAACTTATCTACCCTGACATCGGAATTCAATTTAGCTAAAGCACAGGTATTAAGTAGATTAGAAACTCAACTCAAAAAATCTCAAGAAAATATAGAAATCTTAGAGTCAAAATTTGCTTCTGGGCTATCTAATTTAGAGTTAGAAGCTCAACAACAAAGAGAGATAGCACTGGAAAATCTAGGAAATTTAGCATCTGTTCTGACACAAGAGTTGTCTAAGTTAAAGTTAGGTGTACAACAGCAGCAAGAACTAGCCCTTGCTGATTTAGAAGTATCAAAGTCTGAGTTCATCTCTCAACTTTCTGGATGGCAGTCTGATGCTCAAAATGAAAAAGATATAGTTATTGAAAGTTTGACAAAATTGCAGTTAGAATTTGTCGATAAATTATCAAAATTACAAGTAAATTCTCAACAAAAAAAAGATATTGCTCTTGAGGATTTAGGAGAAATAAATAATCAATTTAAATCTCAACTATCGGAATTGCAGGCGGATGCTCGCGAACAGAAAAATAAAATATTTGAGATTTTTGCAACATTGCAGTCAGAGTTTGCCGAACAACTATCTGAATTACAAATAGATGCTCAAAAGCGGAAAGAGCTAATCATTGAAAACTTAGAAAAATCTGGTTCTGAGTTTAGTTTACAATTCTCTGAATTGCAATGGAATGCTCAACAACAAAAGATTCTCATTTTGGATAAGTTAGAAAGATTAGAAACTGAGTTTGTATCTCAACTCTCGGATTTACAATTGGATGCCCAAGAAAGAAAGGATCTTATCCTTCAAGAACTAACTGAAATTACACCTGAATCTATCCTAGAGGCGGTGGATTCGGAAGTTGAAGAAGAAATCCAGGAACAGCCACAACAACCAGAATTCACTGCTGATGAGTATGTACAACAGGGAGATGAGTTGTTTTCCCAAAAACGCTATGAAGATGCGATCGCAGCTTACAACCAAGCGGTTAAAATCCAAGCTGATGAGCCTGTGGCTTGGTTAAAACGAGGTTTAACTCTCGGAAGGTTAAAACGCTACAAAGATGCGATCGCGTCTTATGACCAAGCGATTAAACTCCAACCAGAGTATCATCAAGCTTGGTGCGATCGCGGCGTTGCTTTTGGAAACTTACAACAGCATCAACAAGCCTTTGCTTCATTTGATAAAGCTACACAAATTAAGCCTGATGATGCTGTTGCTTGGTTGAATCGCGGTCTTTCTCTAGTGGCTTTGGAACAGTATGAAGAGGCAATGGCATCTTTTGATAAAGCGCTAGAATTCCAACCAAATTCTCCCAAAATTTGGGATAAACGCGGTTATACTTTGGTAAGATTGGGACGCGATGATGAAGCGATCGCTAGTTTTAACAAAGCCTTAGAAATTAAGCCCGATTATGCCAGTGCCTATTACAACAAAGCAGCCTGTTACGCACTGCAAAGACAAGTTGAACTATCTCTGGTAACTCTCAAACAAGCAATTGAACTTAATTCCAGGTATAAAGAAGACGCGGCAACTGACCTAGATTTTGATGATATTGCTGATGATGAGCGCTTTAGACAGTTAGTTGCAGAGTAA
- a CDS encoding pentapeptide repeat-containing protein, translated as MKADQFLKNYAAGVRDFTGVNLSEVNLREANLSDVILDRAILDGANLSHANLAHASLIEADLNGADLSNANLIGSNLSGAILDGAILDGAAMEGANLSQADLTVAKLIETNLTEADLQEANLIAANLDGADLSGADLTVADLSQANLTQADLHQTNLSGANLEGANLEGTILDENI; from the coding sequence ATGAAAGCAGATCAATTTCTGAAAAACTATGCCGCAGGTGTTAGAGACTTTACTGGTGTCAATTTGAGCGAGGTAAACTTAAGGGAAGCTAATCTCAGTGACGTAATTTTAGATAGAGCAATTTTAGATGGAGCTAATCTGAGTCACGCTAATTTAGCCCACGCCAGTTTGATTGAAGCTGACTTAAATGGAGCAGATTTGAGCAATGCTAACCTCATTGGTAGCAACTTAAGCGGAGCTATCCTGGATGGAGCTATCTTGGATGGAGCAGCAATGGAAGGAGCTAATTTGAGTCAAGCTGATTTGACAGTTGCTAAGTTGATCGAAACTAATTTGACTGAAGCAGATTTGCAGGAAGCAAATTTAATTGCGGCGAATCTAGATGGAGCCGATTTGAGTGGTGCAGACTTAACTGTAGCAGACTTATCCCAGGCAAATCTTACCCAAGCAGATTTGCACCAGACAAATTTGAGTGGAGCAAATTTAGAGGGAGCAAATTTAGAAGGAACCATCCTAGATGAGAATATTTAA
- a CDS encoding DUF1565 domain-containing protein, with product MVNSTLLVTLYINPMTGNDTNTGSRLSPFKSLTRALKVTKIPPLIYLDSGTYSAASGEVFPLVIPGGTTVVGNEANKGAGIVISGSGEYKSASFGIQNITLLLLDNSSLLGITVTNPSTKGTGIWIESAAPALANNTLRDCGREGVFTTGNAKPAILDNIFVQNTASGLVMAGHSQGEVLRNVFQRNPLGIAISDFATPTIANNKLSENRTAIALSRNAQPVLRQNLITHNTQGGLFVNGNAIPDLGNTQEPANNIFHDNSEFDLYNATTQKLISVGNQLNHTLIKGLFELLPVNEVAVNTSLFEAATESRSQNLPAPVQLDEHWAEPFIQALVSMDLTHRFADGSYQPDKPMTRAQYASLVAIAFNPFPKISAPDFTDVPKDFWAYSAIQIAASGGFVGGFSDRTFRPNRHVQRLQVIVSLVNGLGLPPADSDVLEVYSDRHTVPDYARKAVATATQQKIIVNYPDPKLLAPSRLATRAEVAAMVYQALVAIGRTYAIKSVYVGLHSRT from the coding sequence ATGGTGAACTCTACCCTCCTCGTCACACTTTATATCAACCCTATGACAGGGAATGATACCAACACTGGTTCGCGGTTGAGTCCGTTTAAAAGCCTCACCCGTGCCTTAAAAGTAACCAAAATCCCCCCGCTAATTTATCTGGATTCGGGCACTTACAGCGCCGCTAGTGGTGAGGTGTTTCCACTAGTCATCCCTGGAGGGACAACGGTGGTTGGTAACGAAGCTAATAAAGGTGCAGGGATTGTCATTTCTGGGAGTGGGGAGTATAAAAGTGCCAGCTTTGGCATACAAAATATCACGCTGCTCTTACTAGATAACTCCAGTCTTTTAGGTATAACTGTCACCAATCCTTCAACCAAAGGTACTGGTATCTGGATTGAATCAGCTGCACCTGCTTTAGCTAACAATACTTTGAGGGACTGTGGACGGGAAGGTGTGTTTACCACTGGTAATGCCAAACCTGCAATTTTAGATAATATATTTGTGCAAAATACTGCTAGCGGGTTAGTGATGGCAGGTCATAGCCAGGGAGAAGTATTGCGGAATGTATTTCAAAGAAACCCTTTAGGCATAGCAATTAGTGACTTTGCTACCCCGACGATCGCAAATAACAAATTATCAGAAAATCGCACCGCGATCGCACTTTCTCGCAACGCCCAACCAGTACTGCGTCAAAATCTTATTACTCACAATACCCAAGGTGGTCTATTTGTCAATGGCAATGCAATTCCTGACTTAGGTAATACCCAAGAGCCTGCTAATAATATTTTTCATGATAATAGTGAATTTGATTTATATAATGCTACTACACAAAAGCTGATTTCCGTAGGTAATCAGTTGAATCATACTCTAATCAAGGGCTTATTTGAATTGCTCCCAGTTAATGAAGTAGCAGTTAACACCAGTTTATTTGAGGCTGCGACTGAATCACGATCTCAAAACCTCCCCGCACCTGTTCAACTAGATGAACATTGGGCAGAACCATTTATCCAGGCACTAGTAAGCATGGATTTAACTCATCGTTTTGCTGATGGTAGCTACCAGCCAGATAAACCCATGACTCGCGCCCAGTATGCATCTCTGGTAGCGATCGCCTTTAACCCATTTCCCAAAATCTCAGCACCTGATTTTACAGATGTACCAAAGGATTTTTGGGCTTATAGCGCTATCCAAATCGCGGCTAGTGGTGGCTTTGTTGGCGGATTTAGCGATCGCACTTTTCGCCCAAATCGACACGTCCAGCGACTACAGGTGATTGTCTCCCTAGTAAACGGATTGGGACTACCACCGGCTGATAGCGATGTTTTAGAAGTATATAGCGATCGTCATACTGTTCCCGACTACGCCCGAAAAGCCGTAGCTACTGCTACACAACAAAAAATCATCGTCAATTACCCAGATCCCAAACTACTTGCACCTTCACGTTTGGCAACACGTGCCGAAGTTGCAGCAATGGTTTATCAGGCATTAGTTGCCATTGGGCGAACATATGCGATTAAATCAGTCTATGTAGGGTTGCATTCCAGAACTTGA
- a CDS encoding TldD/PmbA family protein: MPTILADAQNLLSDLIARYSERVDYLMIRLEEAEGTDILLRGDKVETLSEGISIGGHIRACYKGGWGLSCFNQLGTIQDRIEEAIAAARMVGDEETLLAPIDPVQAICVLPLKGSDPRKIALSKKKQLCDRYTELLKSVDDRITTTSVRYGDSAQKVIVATSEGTLIEQSWVDMEMRFAATARNGETVQTGRETTGSRKAYEDLTDLDEQVKGAAQRAIAALSLPSVKGNTYTVVIDPILTGLFVHEAFGHLSEADMAYENPDLLEVMTIGRQFGPEELQIFDGAAPEGHRGSYFYDDEGTPATTTQLIKDGVLVGRLHSRETAGKLEEAPTGNARCLNYHFNPIVRMTNTWIERGKTPVKDLFTDIKEGVYARNWLGGMTNGEMFTFSAGEAWMIRNGKIAEPVRDVTLSGNVFQTLADIEAIGDDFYWDESGGCGKGGQNGLSVGCGGPSLRIQDVVVGGEM, from the coding sequence ATGCCAACTATACTTGCTGACGCACAAAATTTACTTTCTGACCTGATCGCCCGCTATTCAGAGCGTGTAGATTATCTGATGATCCGCCTTGAAGAAGCAGAGGGGACTGATATCTTGTTGCGTGGCGATAAGGTAGAAACCCTCAGTGAAGGCATCTCCATTGGTGGTCATATTCGCGCTTGTTATAAAGGTGGATGGGGGTTGAGCTGCTTTAACCAACTAGGAACAATTCAAGATCGGATAGAAGAAGCGATCGCTGCGGCGCGGATGGTTGGTGATGAAGAAACTTTACTTGCACCTATTGACCCAGTGCAAGCAATATGCGTTCTACCTCTAAAAGGCAGCGACCCCAGAAAAATCGCACTCTCAAAGAAAAAACAATTATGCGATCGCTATACTGAATTGCTCAAAAGCGTTGATGACCGCATTACCACGACCTCGGTGCGTTACGGTGACAGCGCCCAAAAAGTGATCGTCGCTACCTCAGAAGGTACTTTGATTGAGCAATCTTGGGTGGATATGGAAATGCGCTTTGCCGCCACCGCCAGAAATGGCGAAACTGTACAAACTGGACGGGAAACTACTGGCTCTCGCAAAGCTTACGAAGATTTAACTGATTTGGATGAACAAGTAAAAGGTGCGGCTCAAAGAGCGATCGCAGCTTTATCCCTACCATCGGTCAAAGGTAATACTTATACCGTAGTCATCGATCCAATTCTCACGGGTTTGTTTGTCCACGAAGCTTTTGGACATCTTTCTGAAGCTGATATGGCTTATGAAAACCCCGATCTGCTAGAAGTGATGACCATTGGACGGCAATTTGGCCCAGAAGAACTCCAAATTTTTGATGGTGCGGCCCCAGAGGGACATCGCGGCAGCTATTTTTACGACGATGAAGGCACGCCTGCTACAACTACTCAATTAATTAAAGATGGAGTTTTAGTTGGACGTTTACATTCTCGTGAAACTGCTGGCAAATTAGAGGAAGCGCCTACTGGTAACGCTAGATGTCTGAATTATCACTTTAATCCTATTGTACGGATGACAAATACCTGGATTGAACGGGGTAAAACGCCAGTCAAAGACTTATTCACTGATATCAAAGAAGGAGTTTATGCCCGTAATTGGTTAGGTGGAATGACGAATGGGGAAATGTTTACCTTTAGTGCTGGGGAAGCCTGGATGATTAGGAACGGCAAAATTGCTGAACCTGTGCGGGATGTAACGCTTTCAGGAAATGTATTCCAAACTTTAGCGGATATTGAAGCAATTGGTGATGATTTTTACTGGGATGAATCTGGGGGTTGTGGTAAAGGAGGGCAAAATGGTTTGTCAGTAGGTTGTGGTGGTCCTAGTCTCCGAATTCAAGATGTAGTGGTTGGTGGAGAAATGTGA
- the rpsU gene encoding 30S ribosomal protein S21, translating into MTQVFVGENEGIESALRRFKREVSKAGIFPDMRKHRHFETPLEKHKRKEVARHKQRKRNFRRN; encoded by the coding sequence ATGACCCAAGTATTTGTGGGCGAAAATGAAGGAATTGAGTCAGCCTTACGTCGATTTAAGAGGGAAGTTTCCAAAGCAGGTATTTTTCCAGACATGAGAAAGCATCGTCACTTTGAAACACCTTTGGAAAAACACAAGCGCAAAGAAGTTGCAAGGCACAAACAACGTAAGAGAAATTTCCGTCGCAATTAA
- a CDS encoding RNA recognition motif domain-containing protein: protein MSIYVGNLSYEVTQEDLTTVFAEHGSVKRVQLPTDRETGRPRGFAFVEMGTEAEETAAIEALDGAEWMGRDLKVNKAKPKEDRSGSFGGGGGDRRGGGGGGYNRGRY, encoded by the coding sequence ATGTCAATTTATGTAGGTAATCTATCCTACGAGGTTACACAAGAAGACCTCACCACAGTTTTTGCAGAACATGGTTCCGTAAAACGCGTTCAGTTGCCTACTGACCGTGAAACAGGTCGTCCACGCGGCTTTGCTTTCGTAGAGATGGGTACAGAAGCTGAAGAAACAGCTGCCATTGAAGCTCTTGATGGTGCTGAGTGGATGGGACGCGATCTCAAAGTGAACAAGGCCAAACCGAAGGAAGATAGAAGTGGTTCCTTTGGTGGTGGTGGTGGCGATCGTCGCGGTGGCGGCGGTGGTGGATACAACCGAGGACGCTACTAA